The genomic segment TGAACATAAAGTACCATTCAGGTTTAATACCCATGGGCGCTGAGGCCAGGGCATCGGCTTTTAAACCCAATTCCCAGGGATAGAAAACCGCCAGAGAGAGCACAATAATATTTATGATCAACCAGAGAAGGGCATCTCTGAGGATAAAATCTGGGAAAAAAGACATATAGCGTTTTTTTTCAGCCGGCAAGGCTTTGAAATGTCTAGGTTCGCTTATCCCCTGTCTCTGAACCAACAGCAGATGAAAGCTAAGTATCAAAAAAGTCACAGCAGGAAGAATAGCAACATGGAGACCAAAAAATCTCGATAAAGTTGCGCCGGTTACATCATCCCCTCCGCGTATAATGACTTTTAACTGTTCACCAATAAATGGGACAGCGCCCACAATATCTGTGCCCACTTTCGTCGCAAAAAAGGCCAGTTCATTCCAGGGCAACAAGTACCCACTAAAACCAAAAAACATGGCAAGTAGTAATAAAATGAACCCAGATATCCAGGTGAGTTCCCGCGGTGTAGTGAAAGCTCTAGTGAACACCACACTGAACATATGGATGAAGGCAAACAGCACCATGAGGTTGGCAGACCAGGCATGAACATTGCGAAAAAGCCACCCAAATTTGACCTCAGTGAGGATATATTGCATACTCTCAAAAGCGCTTTCTTCACCGGGGCGGTAATACATCAAAAGCAGAATACCAGTAAAGACCTGTACGATAAAAAGGAAGAGAGTTACACCACCCATATAATACCACATGGTATGGGAGTGGATGGGCACCTTTTTATGATCCATCATGTCGACCATTGGTTGCAGGTCAAGCCGGTCATCCAGCCAGCGAAACATACTTTGCTTCAGTGTCGGTTTCATGTCAAACCCTTGTCCTGAGAAATAATTACCTGATTATCCACTATGGAAACAGAGTAGACTGCCAGCGGTTTTGGAGGTGGACCAGAGATGTTTTTTCCAGTCAGATCATAAACCCCATTATGACAGGCACAAATAATCTGTTTTCTCGCCTGATTATATTGAACGATACAATCGAGATGGGTGCAGGTGGCTTCCAGGGCTTTGAATGTATCTCTATCGGAACGTATGAGAATAACCGGGGTTCGGCCAAATCGTACAATTTTTGAACTATTCACCGGAAAGTCTCCAACTACACCAACTTTTAGTGAGCTAACCTGTGGTTCAGTCACTTTGGGTGGTATCAAAAACTGAAATACTGGGTAAAAAATGGAAGCCAGTCCACCTATACCTCCTGCACCTAAAAGTGTGTTAATAAACTCCCTTCGACCGTATTTCATGTAAGCCTTCCCTGCCCTTTATTAGACATAAATCCTACGATGTTGAACTCTGAGTAACAGCAGTAGCATCTTCCGCTCGCCAAGGGTTTAATATTTTGATGAGCATCCAAAGAATGATGAAGGGCATTATTAGAAGGGCAATAGAAACCAATAAACCCTCCAGACCAAGAAACGTCATCTTATATGTTGTGAGCCCCATGAAACTTTTTGAGAAGAGTTGCCCCCCAATAACGACATTCCAACGGGTTGAGAAAATTCCAACTTGCACCAGAATGGCCGAAATGAAGTATAACAATTTTCGTAGATCAGCAGGAACTTTAAATGCTTTGACTCCAGCAATGGTGAAGAGTGGGACTATCATTCCTATTAACACTTGCATAATGATCAAACTTGAAAAAAGCTTGTTTTGCACCAATAACGCCAAAATTTTTATGGATTCTTCAGACTCATAGACACGATGTATGAAATCCAATATTTCCAGAGAGAAGTCGATAATCATGATATAGAATAAATAACTCGCCAGCTTATCGAGAGTCACCATATCCACAATTTTGTTTCGAAGCGGTGTAATTATCATATACAGCAGAATGATTAATGCCACCCCGGAAACAATGGCAGAGAACAAAAATACGATGGGAATCAACACGCTGGACCACCAGGGATTGGCCTTGATCGACCCGAAAAGGAAACCAACATACCCATGGAGTAAAAAGGCAGATGGAATACCTATTATGGTTATGACGCGTACTGCCTTGTGATCAAAAGCAATTGCTTTTTCTGAAACATCTTTGGAGAATAGTGAAAGGGTCCGATAAAATATTCTTTTTAAGCCTTTATTCTCGTTGGCCATGAGAACCAGATCCTGACGAAAATCGAACCAGAGTTCCAGTAGCAATACCGCCATGAGATACCAGGCATAAACAAATCCGAACATGGCCATTGCAGAGTTCACATTGGGAGTCAGAAAAATTTCAAAAGATTTTTCCGGGTGCCCCAAATGCGCCAGTAAGGGCAGTGGTGCTATAACGATAAATGCCAGAGCCGTCAGCAGAGACAGACGATATGTTGGCTGGAGTTCTAAAACATTAAAGACTTTGACCAGTGATGCCAGGATGAAAGCACCAGCTACAAGTCCCGTTAGATATGGATAAATGACAACCAGCAAGCCCCAGTGGAGCTCTATTTCGTTCGGATAAATGTAGCCTGTGACTTGATCAAGAAGCGGTGTTAAATGTTGAACTATTTCTTCCATAATCATTTAACCTCCATATCCAGATTCGCATAGAAGACCTTGGGTTCTGTATTCAAAGCCGGTTTAAGAACTCCAATCCGGTTCATGCGTTTAAATCGGTGCAAGGGACTTGCTTTCTGGTCCAACTCCCCAAATATTCTGGCTTGTGTAGGACAGGCTTCCACGCAGGCTGGCTCTTCTCCCCTAACAATTCTGTGATAGCAAAAGGTGCATTTCTCAGCGGTTCTCGTCACAGGATGCAAAAATCTGGCACCATAGGGACAAGCCTGGATGCAATAACGGCAACCTAAACAATAATCGGCATCTACCAACACCACGCCATCAGCAGATTGGTAAGTTGCGCCAACCGGGCAGACTTGAACACAGGGTGGATTTTCACAATGGTTACATAATTTGGGGACAAAGAAGCTGCGGAGGACATCGTCACTTTCAGTTTCTTTTTTAAAACCATCCACTGCACCATTGGGACAATCGATGATAGTTTCTCCATTCTCCTGCACCTGATAGCGTTCGACCCAGGTACGAAAGAAAAAGGGTTCTTTGGGGACATCATTTTCAATTTTACAGGCGTTTGAACATCGTCCGCACCCAATACATTTGTTAATATCCACTCCCATACCCCATTTATGATCATGTGGATCATAATGGATTGAGTCATCAGCCCAGTCAAAAGGCTTTGCCGCACTTTTCTCTCCACGCACGACTTTAGGGACCAATAAACTGGCGGCAAGCCCCGCCATGGATTTCAGGACGTCACGTCTTTTGGATGTGATAATATTTTTCATCTTGCCTCCGGTAGGTGTGGGTAATGACATTGCCAGCAATCATAGCGCATCTCATGTGTGGCAAGATCTATCCTGGGAGCATTGATATCATGCTTTGAATTCTTGGTGTGGCATTGACCGCAAAACTCGCGATTTTGTGGTTTACTGGGAAGATATTGACGCGGTGAGGTTTTGTGTAATTCCGGTGTTTCATGGCAAAACTCACATTCAATATCCGTGTGATGGGATACAGCTTTGCTTCGTGATATCTCACCATGACATGCGGAGCAATTGCTGGGCACATCTGGGGGTACGGGATCGTGGGGCTCATGACAGGATATACAGGGCTTCAATGAGTTATGGGATTGGCTGACTATTTGAGGAAATCCAGTTGGTCGCGAAGAGAGATACTCATGACATACGGGGCAAAGTGTCCGTTCTCTGGGAAAACTGGGTGTATTTTCATCCGGGTCTTCGATATGCCCGGCCAGAGGTCCATGACAAACTTCACAGCTTAACTTTTTGTGATATCCAGCTGCCAGTATTTCCGTCATATCCTCATGACATTCACTGCAGCTTGCTTTCCCGGCATATTTAAATGGTACAGCCGCCGCATCGTTCAATGCACCACTTCGGAAATGACCTTGCTCCCCAAATCCATCCGGTATAAGCATGGGCCTAACAATAAGAAATGCAGTAATAATGATGGTCACAACTATGGCTAACCGTTTGATCTGCTCAGGAATTTTGCTGATCCAATTAATCATCAGACTTCCCCTCAAATTCAGAAGTTTTGATTTCGTTTTATTGTACATCTTTGAATGGTTCCTGTCTAAGAGAACCTTGTTTACGGATGCGTGTGTACACACCAGAGACGGTAACTAGAACCACTCCTAAGGCTAAGAAGGTGAGAATTCGTTGTCCCGGCTCCATTCCCATGGTTGCCAGTAGAATGGTATAGATAATCGTTGCAATAAGAGTCAAATGACCCATCCAACGATATCTTTGACTTTTTAACATCACGCTGAGGCCATAGTATAGCAGTGTCACACCCAACCAGGGGAAGGCAACCCATTCATGGGGGATAGCTTTCCACAGTGCAAAAGGAAGGGACACGAAAGTGATCGCCAGATAAAAATTGATCAAAATATTATAGGATGAACCAAGACGAATTTCATAAGCCCGAATCAGTCTTGCACTAAAAAGGGCCACAAAGCCAAAACTCACGCTGATGATCCCGGCAAAACCACTTGCCGCTGTATAGGCCAGGAATAGGACAATATAGAGCAGGAAATTTGATATGGTAATGAACTGTGAACTAAACCAGAGCGCATTGGCCAAAACCAGTAAACTCTGCCAGATGAGAATGACATATATATCGGGTGAAGCGATTGTCTGTACAAACCCGATACTTATGGTACTGTGAGCAAGCAGGGTAAAGAGCACCATTGAAAAATTGATCTCCAGGCGCTTCCAAAAGGCTAAAGCCAGACCAAAGAAAACAACGAAGAAAAGGATTTTTGGCAAGATGGTTGAGGGAACATCGTTTAGAATAAATGACAAATTAAATAGCACAAACGCCAGCACACCATTAGCCATGGCATTGGCAACTATATACTTCCTGGCGATCTTATCTGTGTCTGGAATAATGAGGATCAGGGAGAAAATGAGGGCATAAATCAAGATATATATCTGGTTCCAGGCTGGATTTGCCACCACCTCATATCCACCTGTCATGAGAGGATTGCCCAACATCCAGATGAAATGGGCAGCATAGACCGCGATGGTGCCATAAATAAATGTAATGGGGTCTTCTAGCTCTCGGGAGTAGAAGACGATCCCCAGGGCAACCAGGGCATTCAGGGTTAAAGTCCAGCCAGGTATGTTTATGACCAATCCCGCAAGGAGCATCAGGGTTAAGCAAATTGAATATAAATAGGGAGATTTTTTGCTATAAGCAAAGGCAACGAGACCCAGACAGAGAAATGTTAGCAAAAAATACTCCAGGTACCCTGATGCCATTAAGCTCGGCTCTCCAAAATGGAATAAACGCAGGACTGAGATAAAGCTCACCACAAAGGCAGCACCCCAAAGATTTATTGAGATAAATTTAAAAGAGGTTTTGGTATAAATAGCAGCACCAATCATGAGCACGCAAATTCCTGTCCCCATAAGACTGGGTAGAACAGGATGTAAATTGCTCCATTGCATACTTAGCAGAAAAACAAAAGCAATAACCAGGATGGCAATACCTACATAGGCAAACCAGTATTCACCAATGTGAATTTCAAACGCATCTGGTTTTCCATCACCACGCTCCTGAATACCTCCAAGGTTTCGCTCTTCCGTGGTTTTGATATACGGTTTCATAGCTGATTCCAGGTTGGATACTCTTTGGTCCAGGTCTTTTAAATAATCAATCACCTGGGAGGATGATGAATCGGCGGGATTTTTTGCCATGATATACCTCAGCTTAATTGAAATAAATGTGTCGAGTTTCCCCTTATATCTCAATTTACATGCCAGTCATAAGCATAGGCATCTTATAGTGTTGTATATATTGTGTTTATATCACTTTTTAGGCTCGTATGTTTTTCCCATAAGTGGGACAATATTATGCCCAATAACGTCATAATAAGTGCTATATCTTTATGTTATTTAATGATTTAAATCATGGTGTGAAATTTTATTTCACAGTGACTAAAAAATGACAGGGTGAATTAGAGCAGTCGCCACTCCTCAGGATCGATGCCATGTTTTTGAAGCAATCGATAGGTATTGCGCCTTGTCATTTCTGCTTCTTCGGCGATACGAGTCACATTTCCTTGGTGCTTGCGCAGGAGGAACTTCAGATAACGTTGCTCAACCTTATCGATTTCACGCGTGCGGGCTTGCTTAAATGACATGGCATCAAAATTTTCCTGGAGGGGCTCTAGAGAATGGAATTGCTCTGGAAGATGGGCACTCTGGATCACAGTATCGTCGCTCAGAGCAACCAGGCGCTCAATTACATTTTCCAGCTCACGAACATTTCCTGGCCAATTATACGCTTCAAGAAGAGCAAGTGTCTCTGCTGAAAATTTGAGTTTCTTTTTGCCCGTTGTGACCATGGACTTTTTGGCAAAATGGTTTACCAACAGACGGATGTCGCCTTTTCGCTCTCGCAGAGGTGGGATATGAATATGAATCACATTGAGTCGGTAGTACAAATCTGCACGCAATTTATCTTCACCGAGAATTTTGTCAGGGGAACAATTGGTAGCTGATATAATCCGTACGTTTATTGGTATCTGGAGATGACCACCCAATCTTCTCAATTCGCGTTCTTGGAGCACACGTAAAAATTTTGTTTGCAGCGAATGAGCCATCTCACACACTTCATCGAGGAAGAAGGTTCCCGTATTCGCATATTCGAAAAGGCCGATTTTTGTTTGATCGGCACCTGTGAAGGCACCTTTTTCATATCCAAAAAGCTCAGATTCAAAAAGATTTTCAGGAAGTGCCCCGCAATTCATGGGTACAAAGGGTTTGGCCTGCCTTTTACTGCGCGTATGTATACTTCTTGCAATGAGTTCCTTTCCGGTACCGCTCTCACCGGTAATAAGGATATTGACATCCGTTGGAGCAACAGTTTCGATGAGTTTGAAGATTTTTAGCATCACATCACTTTTACTGATGATGTTTTCAAATTTGTATTTGTCTTTGAGTTGCTGTAAAAGGGATTGTCGTTCTTCTACCAGGTTTGAAAATTCCAATGCTCTGTCAATAACCACTTTGAGATGATCTGCCTCAAAGGGTTTCTCAATAAATTCATATGCTCCAGCCTTGATGCAGGCAACTGCCCTGTCGATGGTTCCATAGGCTGAGATGATGACCACAGGCAGATCTTTGGCATACATGCGGATTCGTTTTAACATCTCCAGACCATCAAGGTCGGGCATTTGCAGATCACATAGCACGA from the Candidatus Neomarinimicrobiota bacterium genome contains:
- a CDS encoding sigma-54-dependent Fis family transcriptional regulator; this encodes MKPIGPRILIIDDEQDFLEATANLLRRLEFEPMTTKDVHYALELIESQNFDLVLCDLQMPDLDGLEMLKRIRMYAKDLPVVIISAYGTIDRAVACIKAGAYEFIEKPFEADHLKVVIDRALEFSNLVEERQSLLQQLKDKYKFENIISKSDVMLKIFKLIETVAPTDVNILITGESGTGKELIARSIHTRSKRQAKPFVPMNCGALPENLFESELFGYEKGAFTGADQTKIGLFEYANTGTFFLDEVCEMAHSLQTKFLRVLQERELRRLGGHLQIPINVRIISATNCSPDKILGEDKLRADLYYRLNVIHIHIPPLRERKGDIRLLVNHFAKKSMVTTGKKKLKFSAETLALLEAYNWPGNVRELENVIERLVALSDDTVIQSAHLPEQFHSLEPLQENFDAMSFKQARTREIDKVEQRYLKFLLRKHQGNVTRIAEEAEMTRRNTYRLLQKHGIDPEEWRLL
- the nrfD gene encoding polysulfide reductase NrfD; its protein translation is MEEIVQHLTPLLDQVTGYIYPNEIELHWGLLVVIYPYLTGLVAGAFILASLVKVFNVLELQPTYRLSLLTALAFIVIAPLPLLAHLGHPEKSFEIFLTPNVNSAMAMFGFVYAWYLMAVLLLELWFDFRQDLVLMANENKGLKRIFYRTLSLFSKDVSEKAIAFDHKAVRVITIIGIPSAFLLHGYVGFLFGSIKANPWWSSVLIPIVFLFSAIVSGVALIILLYMIITPLRNKIVDMVTLDKLASYLFYIMIIDFSLEILDFIHRVYESEESIKILALLVQNKLFSSLIIMQVLIGMIVPLFTIAGVKAFKVPADLRKLLYFISAILVQVGIFSTRWNVVIGGQLFSKSFMGLTTYKMTFLGLEGLLVSIALLIMPFIILWMLIKILNPWRAEDATAVTQSSTS
- a CDS encoding Rieske (2Fe-2S) protein, which translates into the protein MKYGRREFINTLLGAGGIGGLASIFYPVFQFLIPPKVTEPQVSSLKVGVVGDFPVNSSKIVRFGRTPVILIRSDRDTFKALEATCTHLDCIVQYNQARKQIICACHNGVYDLTGKNISGPPPKPLAVYSVSIVDNQVIISQDKGLT
- a CDS encoding cytochrome b N-terminal domain-containing protein; protein product: MFRWLDDRLDLQPMVDMMDHKKVPIHSHTMWYYMGGVTLFLFIVQVFTGILLLMYYRPGEESAFESMQYILTEVKFGWLFRNVHAWSANLMVLFAFIHMFSVVFTRAFTTPRELTWISGFILLLLAMFFGFSGYLLPWNELAFFATKVGTDIVGAVPFIGEQLKVIIRGGDDVTGATLSRFFGLHVAILPAVTFLILSFHLLLVQRQGISEPRHFKALPAEKKRYMSFFPDFILRDALLWLIINIIVLSLAVFYPWELGLKADALASAPMGIKPEWYFMFMFQTLKVIPPHVWFIEGETFGILLFGGAALLWMAVPFARFRGKQIVDSKWITILGIITITYMVVLTIIGYL
- a CDS encoding 4Fe-4S dicluster domain-containing protein encodes the protein MAGLAASLLVPKVVRGEKSAAKPFDWADDSIHYDPHDHKWGMGVDINKCIGCGRCSNACKIENDVPKEPFFFRTWVERYQVQENGETIIDCPNGAVDGFKKETESDDVLRSFFVPKLCNHCENPPCVQVCPVGATYQSADGVVLVDADYCLGCRYCIQACPYGARFLHPVTRTAEKCTFCYHRIVRGEEPACVEACPTQARIFGELDQKASPLHRFKRMNRIGVLKPALNTEPKVFYANLDMEVK